One stretch of Chitinophaga pendula DNA includes these proteins:
- a CDS encoding TonB-dependent receptor, translating to MNIQLHRLNIHYLWIAMLGLLLLALPFAGIAQETSGGITGKITDEKGSPLAAADVIIVHLPSGTTYPVSTEKDGRYRVLGLHPGGPYVVTASTPGLASIQFDNLFVKLGEPLQLNIVLRKGNEQLKEIEIKTSRQRTTANTYGAGEYISKDRIKNMPAINRSLQDMTRLVPQGSKDNSFGGTNFRYNNVTIDGAINNDAIGFSPSMGGQNGTSGQPGSSTRTNPVSLDAIEDIQVYLAPFDVKIGNFTGGSVNAVTRKGTNKWSGSIYGFGRNATLVGKDRKGNSGSMPADFQDYQAGFRLGFPIVRNKLFFFTNMELTRRTDPLLLRVGIPETSGILSVKDAADIISTTRQRYDAFDPSTGGNYNTSSRSNKFFGRIDWNINSKHQLSLRNNTIFSNAMHMDRDQQDFRFSSMAFEQTNNQTGTVAELKSRFTNTLSNSLVVGYSSVNDYRTPQSNPNLPQIQIAGRSPGTTIYIGTDREASIFNMKQRVLEITDNITWTKGKHTFLFGTHNELYNINYGFVNSWNGRVDYLSIEDYIANNPYRVRGSYNYINNSRDYILNHPAAVFRVNMYSAYVQDEIQLNDRLKITPGLRIDYTHLPDKPSLTDRVQDSPADPFYGNTYYYTPLQRLSGNYLNRVQLSPRIGIRYDVLGDQRLIIRGGAGIFTGRIPFAWLAYAYYNNGLSYGSFDQRADQQPFAPGSDANRPGNNGIADFISQNGVLINNPRTGKTQVDLVDNNFTMPKVLRASAAVAYTTDSRWKLGIEGIITKTLKDVFFQQVNITDNPVYYYYDKQRQQPIYTGTINPGFSNAYLLSNTNKGFRYSITGTISKDFAKGLSLSGAYTYGKSKDVFNGVRNSMESNWQLNQALNPNNAGLSYSNFDIRHRIIFNADYRKPWNDKWISSLHLFVSAQSGSPFTYGILNNSIQGLPQQVNLAYIPSSTEAVEFFNTYQAANGAIITAAEQAAAFNTFIDGDKYLSSRRGQFTERNSGRTPWNVQADLHFTQEYHFRGSKDKFLSFTIDVINLTNLLYKEWGIQYFSPNTFNATASIGLTPTLFPPQQNPKQGPVYRFNHPGKPYAIDYFGSRSQVQLGVRYTF from the coding sequence ATGAACATACAATTACATAGACTTAATATACACTATCTGTGGATAGCAATGCTGGGGCTATTACTCCTGGCACTACCTTTCGCAGGCATCGCACAGGAAACCAGCGGAGGCATCACCGGCAAGATAACGGACGAAAAAGGGAGCCCCCTGGCAGCAGCCGATGTCATCATCGTCCACCTGCCTTCAGGTACCACCTATCCCGTCTCTACCGAAAAAGATGGACGCTACCGCGTACTGGGACTACACCCGGGCGGCCCATACGTCGTTACCGCCAGCACTCCCGGCCTCGCCTCCATACAATTTGACAACCTGTTCGTGAAACTCGGAGAACCCTTACAGCTCAACATCGTATTACGGAAAGGCAATGAACAACTTAAAGAAATAGAGATCAAAACATCCCGCCAGCGAACCACCGCCAATACATATGGCGCAGGTGAATACATCAGTAAAGATCGCATCAAAAACATGCCGGCCATCAACAGAAGCCTGCAGGACATGACACGATTGGTGCCGCAGGGTAGCAAGGACAACAGCTTTGGTGGAACAAACTTCCGCTACAACAACGTCACCATAGATGGTGCCATCAACAACGATGCGATCGGATTCAGCCCCTCCATGGGCGGACAGAACGGTACCTCCGGACAACCGGGCAGCAGCACCCGCACAAACCCCGTCTCCCTGGATGCCATCGAAGACATTCAGGTATATCTCGCCCCCTTCGATGTCAAAATAGGCAACTTCACCGGCGGTAGCGTCAATGCCGTTACCCGCAAAGGAACCAACAAGTGGAGCGGATCCATCTACGGATTTGGTCGCAATGCAACCCTGGTAGGTAAAGACCGCAAAGGAAACTCCGGCAGCATGCCGGCAGACTTCCAGGACTACCAGGCCGGTTTCCGACTGGGATTCCCTATCGTCCGTAACAAATTGTTCTTTTTTACAAATATGGAACTGACCAGGCGTACAGACCCATTACTGCTACGCGTCGGTATCCCCGAAACCAGCGGCATATTAAGTGTAAAAGACGCAGCAGATATTATTAGCACCACCCGTCAACGCTACGACGCTTTCGATCCAAGCACCGGCGGCAATTATAATACCTCCTCCCGCTCTAACAAATTCTTCGGCCGCATCGACTGGAATATCAATAGCAAACACCAGCTGTCCTTACGCAACAATACCATCTTCTCCAACGCCATGCACATGGACCGCGATCAGCAAGACTTCCGCTTCAGCAGCATGGCCTTCGAACAGACCAATAACCAAACCGGAACAGTAGCAGAACTCAAAAGCCGCTTCACAAACACCTTGTCAAACAGCCTCGTAGTTGGCTACTCCTCCGTCAATGACTACCGTACACCACAAAGTAACCCCAACCTGCCGCAAATACAGATCGCCGGCCGCTCACCGGGTACAACCATCTACATCGGTACCGACCGCGAAGCTTCCATCTTTAATATGAAACAACGGGTACTCGAGATCACAGACAACATCACCTGGACTAAAGGTAAACATACCTTCCTGTTCGGTACCCACAATGAACTATATAACATCAACTACGGATTTGTCAACAGCTGGAACGGTCGCGTCGACTACCTGAGCATCGAAGATTATATCGCCAACAATCCCTACCGGGTAAGAGGCAGTTATAACTATATCAACAATAGCCGGGATTATATCCTGAACCATCCCGCAGCAGTATTCCGCGTCAATATGTACAGCGCCTACGTACAGGACGAAATACAACTGAACGACCGCCTGAAGATCACTCCCGGATTAAGGATCGACTACACACACCTGCCAGACAAACCTTCCCTGACAGATCGTGTGCAGGACTCGCCCGCCGACCCCTTCTACGGCAACACTTACTATTACACGCCCTTACAACGGCTATCCGGCAACTACCTCAATCGCGTACAACTTTCACCGCGCATCGGCATACGCTACGACGTACTGGGCGATCAGCGCCTGATAATCAGAGGTGGCGCGGGCATATTCACAGGCCGCATACCTTTCGCATGGCTGGCATATGCCTATTACAATAATGGACTTTCTTATGGCTCCTTTGACCAGCGGGCAGACCAGCAACCATTTGCGCCTGGTAGTGATGCAAACAGACCTGGCAACAATGGTATAGCAGACTTTATCTCGCAGAATGGTGTCCTGATCAATAACCCTCGTACCGGCAAAACACAGGTGGACCTCGTCGACAATAATTTCACCATGCCCAAAGTATTGAGAGCAAGCGCAGCGGTAGCATATACAACAGATAGCCGCTGGAAACTGGGCATCGAAGGAATCATTACCAAAACCCTGAAAGATGTATTCTTCCAACAGGTAAACATCACCGATAATCCCGTGTACTACTATTATGACAAACAACGCCAGCAACCAATATATACAGGTACCATCAACCCGGGTTTCTCAAATGCGTATCTGTTAAGTAATACAAACAAAGGATTCCGGTACAGCATCACCGGTACAATTAGTAAAGACTTCGCCAAAGGATTATCCCTGTCCGGCGCTTACACCTATGGTAAGAGCAAAGATGTATTCAATGGCGTACGTAACTCCATGGAGTCTAACTGGCAACTCAACCAGGCACTCAATCCTAACAATGCCGGCTTGTCATACTCTAATTTCGATATCAGGCATCGCATCATTTTTAATGCGGATTACCGGAAGCCATGGAACGATAAGTGGATAAGCAGCCTGCACCTGTTTGTAAGTGCACAATCCGGTAGCCCCTTCACTTACGGTATCCTCAATAATAGCATACAGGGCCTGCCACAACAAGTGAACCTGGCTTATATCCCTTCCAGCACAGAAGCAGTAGAGTTCTTCAATACCTATCAGGCCGCCAACGGCGCCATCATCACAGCAGCAGAACAAGCCGCCGCATTCAACACCTTTATCGATGGAGACAAATACCTGAGCAGCCGCCGCGGACAATTTACAGAACGTAACAGCGGACGTACCCCCTGGAACGTACAGGCAGACCTGCATTTCACACAGGAATATCACTTCAGAGGTAGTAAAGACAAGTTCCTGAGCTTTACAATAGATGTGATCAACCTGACGAACCTGCTCTACAAAGAATGGGGAATACAATATTTCTCACCCAATACCTTCAACGCTACCGCCAGCATAGGATTGACACCAACACTGTTCCCGCCGCAACAAAATCCGAAACAAGGTCCCGTATACCGGTTCAATCATCCGGGAAAACCCTATGCCATCGACTACTTCGGATCGAGAAGCCAGGTACAGCTGGGCGTACGCTATACATTTTAA
- a CDS encoding fasciclin domain-containing protein, whose product MRFKYAYIAALILLPIAQGMSGCNKEDNIRLRDNNILPSVIKDNFNLKIFSTALDRSNLTPQVSKPGPFTLLVPADAAFIAAGYSNPGAVQTASQETIRRLTAYHILEGTYELDKLPFLFNQEINSYSGGKLFVTRWVKGKDTILTVNGSRILLSSVKASNGIMHIMNRVLNPNQFDILADALAGDRNLTLFYQAVRISGLEQMLTGQTLYTVFAPNNNAMTSYGYNTLEAIQTADPAALREFVKYHILSDRHFVNDYVLSAGPSATATATMLNNNAVKVTLIPNSTVPGGYEGITLTGIGNGNTPAKIFKQDVITNNGVLHTIDQVLKLSQ is encoded by the coding sequence ATGCGCTTTAAATATGCTTATATCGCCGCACTAATACTGTTGCCCATAGCACAAGGGATGTCCGGCTGTAATAAAGAAGATAATATCCGCTTGCGGGATAACAATATCCTGCCTTCCGTGATCAAGGACAACTTCAACCTGAAAATATTCAGTACCGCACTGGATCGCAGCAACCTCACTCCCCAGGTGTCAAAACCAGGCCCGTTTACCTTACTCGTACCCGCCGATGCCGCATTCATCGCAGCAGGATACAGTAACCCCGGTGCCGTACAGACCGCCAGCCAGGAAACCATCAGACGCCTCACCGCCTATCACATCCTGGAAGGAACATACGAACTGGATAAACTGCCTTTCCTGTTCAATCAGGAAATCAACTCCTACAGCGGCGGAAAATTATTCGTAACAAGATGGGTAAAAGGAAAAGATACCATACTAACCGTCAATGGTAGCCGCATATTGCTCTCCTCCGTAAAAGCCTCCAATGGCATCATGCATATCATGAACCGAGTACTGAATCCAAACCAGTTCGATATACTGGCAGATGCACTCGCAGGAGATCGTAACCTGACATTGTTCTACCAGGCAGTGCGCATAAGCGGCCTCGAACAAATGCTCACCGGACAAACACTTTATACCGTCTTCGCACCCAATAACAACGCCATGACTTCCTATGGATACAACACCCTGGAGGCCATACAAACGGCAGATCCCGCTGCATTACGCGAATTTGTAAAGTATCACATACTGTCAGACCGCCACTTCGTTAACGACTATGTATTGAGCGCCGGCCCCTCCGCCACCGCCACCGCTACCATGCTTAATAACAATGCAGTAAAGGTAACCCTCATACCAAATAGCACCGTACCAGGTGGATACGAAGGCATTACCCTGACAGGTATAGGCAATGGCAACACACCTGCCAAAATATTCAAACAGGATGTCATCACCAACAATGGCGTATTGCACACGATAGATCAGGTATTGAAACTCTCCCAATGA
- a CDS encoding fasciclin domain-containing protein: MNGAKQVWLTLVVVLSIITGCRKKEFVHLPEGQKVPYEEVKVTLKEVLQRPEYQLFNKAWLKSNMSGIIAANGNAPVTLLVPDNAAMRAAGLDDAGIDKTTQTALDTLLMYHTLTARVEQQGLQSLTGNVAWRTFLLNPAYTEGLNGVGSAVSRDSMYRYRHYLGLSQKNELIVEGKQLGTGAPVIAKDGNIWPINKVLRPATKTMLETLKDDGRFTLYLEALQMTDDLYGTLPEIDEYSVGPYLFLSTVMNATIWDIDWEECFCPIFVRGKTQRFSLFAPTDDAFRQAGLATKEDLLALNSRTPPRFQGFTLVHFAVLDSLLGINVWGKQRQMFATSAPPIFYSNDLVPAIMNEYTVSSSFTGKTWQPFECSKDGNGRVQLKAKGSTAEKATIIEGDIPTIQGPIHVIDRLLPPPGFSFTH; encoded by the coding sequence ATGAACGGAGCAAAACAAGTATGGCTCACGCTCGTAGTCGTTCTTAGTATCATAACCGGGTGCCGTAAGAAAGAATTTGTACACCTGCCGGAAGGACAGAAGGTGCCCTATGAAGAAGTGAAGGTCACTCTTAAAGAAGTACTGCAAAGACCCGAATATCAATTGTTCAATAAAGCCTGGCTCAAAAGTAATATGTCCGGCATCATCGCTGCCAATGGAAATGCGCCTGTTACATTACTGGTGCCAGACAACGCAGCCATGCGGGCTGCCGGACTGGATGATGCAGGCATCGATAAAACGACACAAACCGCACTCGATACCTTACTCATGTATCATACCCTCACCGCCAGGGTAGAACAACAAGGATTGCAGTCCCTGACCGGCAACGTCGCCTGGCGCACCTTCCTGCTTAACCCCGCATATACAGAAGGTCTCAACGGTGTAGGATCTGCCGTATCGCGGGATAGCATGTACCGATACCGTCACTACCTGGGCCTGAGCCAGAAAAATGAATTGATCGTAGAAGGCAAACAACTAGGTACAGGCGCACCGGTGATCGCAAAAGATGGTAACATCTGGCCAATCAATAAAGTATTACGCCCTGCCACTAAAACCATGTTGGAAACATTGAAAGATGATGGCAGGTTCACCTTGTATCTAGAAGCTTTACAGATGACTGATGATCTCTACGGCACCCTGCCAGAGATCGATGAATACAGCGTAGGACCCTATCTGTTCCTGAGCACCGTCATGAATGCCACCATTTGGGATATAGATTGGGAAGAATGCTTCTGCCCGATTTTTGTTCGTGGAAAAACACAGCGCTTCAGCTTGTTTGCACCTACAGATGATGCATTCCGCCAGGCAGGACTAGCTACCAAAGAAGACCTCCTCGCATTAAATAGCCGCACACCTCCCCGATTCCAGGGTTTCACCTTAGTACATTTTGCTGTATTGGATAGCCTGCTGGGTATAAATGTATGGGGCAAACAAAGGCAAATGTTTGCGACCAGCGCCCCGCCCATTTTTTACTCCAATGACCTGGTACCGGCAATAATGAACGAGTACACCGTCAGTTCCAGCTTCACCGGCAAAACATGGCAACCATTCGAATGCTCAAAAGATGGCAATGGCCGCGTACAGCTGAAAGCAAAGGGCAGCACCGCAGAAAAAGCAACGATCATAGAAGGCGACATCCCTACCATACAAGGACCCATCCATGTAATAGATCGCCTGCTCCCACCGCCCGGTTTTTCATTTACACACTAA
- a CDS encoding fasciclin domain-containing protein, with the protein MKRYHHYLYKLLLCLSVLTVACKHEQLEVYQENISYRPGADFLKNNYDLTFFAAAVEKAGMTEELNTRNPITILAPNNKAFRLLGIQSVEDFDKMNKDSLRQMVQYHILDRRLVDADIAKKVIDARYTTLAGGRQLFISNEYTSWTSRYYFNGAKADPMNAIISNGVVHVLNKVLRYQSGTLRDWLNKQPDYSILAAAFKKFGYWELLAQDGPFTIFAPDNAAFLAKGIDANVINRMDTAAYFGHRLFGVYIQRNRRYFISDFKVFAVNNGEFKLEEAIWGDTYYMTLGHNEDPVVKELQYVISIRTKKEYPFESVGSAVGKLPPYQDYLSDNGVVQPLTDVIVLPNQAKK; encoded by the coding sequence ATGAAGAGGTATCACCACTATCTATATAAACTGCTGTTGTGCCTGTCTGTATTGACAGTAGCCTGTAAACACGAACAGCTGGAAGTATATCAGGAAAATATCAGCTACCGCCCGGGTGCAGATTTCCTGAAAAATAACTATGACCTGACATTTTTTGCCGCAGCAGTAGAAAAAGCAGGAATGACCGAAGAGTTGAATACCAGGAACCCAATCACAATACTGGCGCCCAATAATAAAGCATTCCGCCTGCTGGGTATCCAGTCCGTAGAGGACTTTGATAAAATGAACAAGGATAGCCTCCGCCAGATGGTACAGTATCATATACTCGACAGACGACTGGTCGATGCAGATATCGCTAAAAAAGTCATCGATGCCAGATATACCACACTCGCAGGCGGCCGCCAGTTATTCATCTCTAATGAGTACACCTCCTGGACATCCCGTTACTATTTTAATGGTGCAAAGGCAGATCCTATGAATGCCATCATCTCTAATGGAGTGGTCCATGTACTGAATAAAGTGCTCCGGTATCAAAGCGGCACATTACGCGACTGGCTGAATAAACAGCCTGACTATAGCATCCTCGCCGCCGCCTTTAAAAAATTCGGCTACTGGGAACTACTCGCACAGGATGGCCCGTTCACAATTTTTGCACCCGACAATGCCGCATTCCTGGCCAAAGGTATTGACGCAAATGTTATTAACAGGATGGATACCGCCGCTTACTTCGGACATAGATTATTTGGCGTTTATATCCAACGCAATCGCAGGTACTTCATATCCGATTTCAAAGTGTTTGCAGTCAACAATGGAGAATTTAAACTGGAAGAAGCAATCTGGGGAGACACTTACTACATGACCCTGGGACACAATGAAGATCCGGTAGTAAAAGAACTCCAATATGTTATTTCAATCCGGACAAAAAAAGAATATCCGTTCGAAAGCGTCGGTAGCGCAGTGGGAAAACTACCCCCGTACCAGGACTACCTGTCCGACAATGGAGTCGTACAGCCCTTGACAGACGTGATCGTACTACCCAATCAAGCAAAAAAATAA
- a CDS encoding DUF4397 domain-containing protein, translating into MKYTCAKLLSAWLLSGALISSCVKEKEDLRSDNRVINDARKASNIRLVNPIGYNQVVINGDTLTNYVIIPKSPQYPQWEYPGTTYFPSNGRLGNNWSIPRSLLKDDGTAMLKVEMNGFQLPLRTLEFKVQEDHSRPMDYYLLAQKEDAFVIDAPPSVMPIPRSINPSPRPDHFKIRVVNMAARLADQGANVENVALPLTLTYADGNTVSALTSNIAPGQYSEYVEVPYGTYQFKILTPAGTQVAAHGGSLNEDAHKTEPTTSTIAKDTSGRPHAVSTGLTYAPIRTYQPGGIYTIVITPKKFIIPYYNGNPGEEVDMMQNGFDVIADISEPYNYQYTRIQWVNALPGSAGITMHMNGRKMDDGLSFAASSNYMTTVAEKTAFKAIDAAGKEIASAEYQLKAGDNYSVWLYEDAAGKAMIHVVTNNLSGIYTTIGNGGQDATYDRFKRSFSTDIRFLNYCPDLPYITFTGTNGQPFTSGVNMALAQIPAGSSPYARFGATAVGYQIMAYRSTPSVIPGRWLEDIPVVKSEQLIARRALYVRNKLPIQEPGVYTIALIGGYKNNTPSAQKARMIIVKHTK; encoded by the coding sequence AACCGGGTGATCAACGATGCCCGCAAAGCGTCCAATATCCGGTTAGTCAACCCCATCGGCTACAACCAGGTGGTCATCAATGGAGATACACTCACTAACTATGTCATCATACCCAAATCACCACAGTATCCGCAATGGGAATATCCCGGTACTACCTACTTCCCGTCCAATGGAAGATTAGGTAACAACTGGTCCATACCGCGTTCATTACTGAAAGACGATGGTACCGCAATGCTGAAAGTGGAAATGAATGGCTTCCAGCTACCACTCCGGACACTGGAATTTAAAGTACAGGAAGACCACAGCCGGCCAATGGACTATTACCTGCTGGCACAAAAAGAAGATGCCTTCGTAATAGATGCACCGCCGAGTGTAATGCCAATACCACGCAGCATCAACCCTTCACCACGCCCAGACCATTTCAAAATAAGGGTGGTGAACATGGCCGCTCGCCTCGCCGACCAGGGCGCCAATGTCGAAAATGTAGCATTACCCCTCACACTTACATATGCTGATGGCAACACCGTCAGTGCCCTCACTAGCAATATCGCACCAGGACAATACTCCGAATATGTAGAAGTACCCTACGGTACCTACCAGTTTAAAATATTGACGCCTGCCGGTACTCAAGTAGCAGCACATGGTGGCAGCCTTAACGAAGATGCACACAAAACAGAGCCTACCACTTCTACCATAGCAAAAGATACCTCCGGCCGCCCGCATGCAGTGAGTACCGGACTGACCTATGCACCAATTCGTACCTATCAGCCCGGAGGGATCTATACCATCGTTATCACGCCAAAAAAGTTTATCATACCGTACTACAACGGCAACCCGGGCGAAGAAGTAGACATGATGCAAAATGGCTTCGACGTGATCGCCGACATCAGCGAACCGTATAACTATCAATACACCCGTATACAGTGGGTCAACGCCCTGCCCGGTAGCGCCGGTATCACCATGCACATGAATGGCCGCAAAATGGATGATGGCCTCTCCTTCGCCGCCAGCAGTAATTATATGACCACGGTAGCCGAAAAAACAGCATTCAAAGCAATAGATGCCGCCGGTAAGGAAATAGCCTCAGCAGAATATCAGCTGAAAGCCGGTGACAACTACAGCGTATGGCTATACGAAGACGCAGCAGGAAAAGCAATGATTCATGTAGTAACCAACAACCTCAGCGGAATATATACCACTATTGGCAACGGCGGACAAGATGCCACCTACGATCGCTTCAAACGCAGTTTTTCCACAGACATTCGCTTCCTCAATTACTGCCCCGATCTGCCCTACATCACCTTTACCGGCACAAACGGACAGCCTTTTACCTCCGGTGTGAATATGGCGCTGGCCCAAATCCCGGCAGGTAGCTCTCCCTACGCCAGGTTCGGCGCAACTGCTGTCGGCTATCAGATCATGGCCTACCGCTCCACACCCTCCGTAATACCGGGTAGATGGCTGGAAGACATTCCCGTAGTGAAAAGCGAACAACTCATAGCTCGCAGAGCACTATACGTAAGGAATAAACTGCCCATACAGGAACCAGGAGTGTATACCATCGCACTCATAGGTGGATACAAGAATAACACACCGTCCGCCCAAAAAGCCCGGATGATCATCGTAAAACACACCAAATAA